Proteins encoded by one window of Carassius auratus strain Wakin chromosome 8, ASM336829v1, whole genome shotgun sequence:
- the fkbp15b gene encoding FK506-binding protein 15 isoform X3: MFAADDEDGDFLSPAGGAKLASLFGLDQAASQGNESFQYTAPKQPRKNPTNPGPINQKGAPPPNSPAVLFATAVHAYRYVNGQYVKQGKLGAAVLGNHSTKEYKILLYVSQQKQVTAARIHSGFVLTVQPSNYCTFYDDQRQNWSLMFDSEKAATDFCKEVCLAKVNCSGAFDSVLIQDLVLGEGQAVENGDSLEVAYSGWLLQNHTIGQMFDSNLNKDKLLRLKLGAGKVIKGWEEGMLNMRKGGKRLMVIPPSLAYGSQGIANRVPPDSTLIFEAEIRRAKFAKDGSSRDSAAPSPAPSVESLTPSELNQPLSTVPQASKPSELPLRAKSDSLSEQLGNPDATKAKLISRMARMGQPLLPFMTGPAPSPSQPDSSDSELEDPSVSRIKEHSSAPSPQPVHISSCPPPSLQASALLPAIMATANPQPMNPGALHAFQPVSQMYPTQAVPYQGTSDVTSFLMTEARQHNTEIRLAVGKVADKLDNLSSKIDDLQKQGSVSLGLSNVSMETAMIMHNIQRIIQENECLKKEVFEKSSRIEEQNRKIGELINQNQRYVEQNNLRMEQRNDSLKNSSEQNQARILQAEQDKHALPQELSWDQARLTEELASSTARVSELQLELSSQHQKAAVLQTKLNSALQDSQQHSTHATTLEAQILELKETADRVQGQYKLEKQKRKELEHKLNNLEEELQDLKTEKDNLERTLSERKRKWQLERQRCDEELEEVRRAGQQELDNLRSQLRKARTSTDQATAEQLSQLQADLEQEWQVKCDQALAAAREQQRREMTELSEHRDTLQLRLTQLQDKFNTLKQSRESEEQLSLQQQDQREELQALREKCSALEQRAALLKQQGETKVSELERKLTEQQQQTNTAEEVKRVMNGVFQSLRGEFDLSETYTGSDVLRVLVSTIKNVTLQLLTRKERSSSEHSEKEEEDEDEEEERETDAQPRRELHVNDSGEKEEEQRERDSAGLDEDAPQQVEKKDGPPAEEKKDETEELEREEDRSEEEVVEERSEEKVVEEKEVEVTERNVQDQENSESGAETKHQEETERDVTAKQEVTTEPPEEIRPTQEVKVTDESVSGPSDEAESTHMTLGGPPTNPPPPPPALQDESSDTSALLSRV, from the exons ATGTTCGCAGCAGACGACGAGGACGGAGACTTTCTGTCTCCCGCTGGAGG AGCAAAGTTAGCCTCTCTGTTTGGACTGGACCAGGCAGCAAGCCAGGGGAACGAGTCTTTCCAGTACACAGCTCCCAAACAGCCCCGCAAGAACCCCACCAATCCAG GACCCATAAACCAAAAGGGTGCACCTCCACCAAACTCTCCTGCAGTTCTCTTTGCTACTGCAGTCCATGCATACAGATA TGTTAACGGACAGTACGTGAAACAAGGCAAGCTTGGAGCTGCAGTGCTTGGAAATCATTCAACTAAAGAG TACAAGATCCTGCTGTATGTCAGTCAACAGAAGCAGGTGACGGCCGCCAGGATCCACAGCGGCTTCGTCCTCACC GTCCAGCCCAGTAACTACTGCACGTTTTATGATGACCAGAGACAGAATTGGTCGCTGATGTTTGACTCTGAGAAAGCAGCGACAGATTTCTGTAAAGAG GTTTGTCTTGCCAAGGTGAACTGCAGCGGTGCGTTCGACTCGGTCCTGATCCAGGATCTCGTTCTCGGTGAGGGTCAGGCTGTGGAGAACGGAGACTCTTTAGAAGTGGCCTACTCTGGCTGGCTACTGCAAAACCACACCATTGGACAG atgtttgattcaaatctgaataaagaCAAGCTGCTGAGGCTGAAGCTCGGGGCTGGGAAGGTCATTAAG GGCTGGGAGGAGGGCATGTTAAATATGCGGAAAGGTGGAAAGCGACTCATGGTGATTCCACCCAGTCTGGCGTACGGCTCTCAGGGCATTGCCAACCGCGTCCCACCGGACAGCACGCTAATCTTCGAAGCCGAGATTCGTCGC GCTAAGTTTGCAAAGGATGGAAGCTCAAGAGATTCGGCGGCTCCGTCTCCTGCTCCCAGCGTGGAGAGTCTGACCCCGTCCGAGCTCAACCAGCCCCTCAGCACTGTCCCACAAGCCAGCAAACCCAG TGAATTGCCTCTTCGAGCGAAATCCGACTCCCTCAGTGAACAGCTCGGT AATCCTGACGCCACTAAAGCTAAACTGATTTCTCGCATGGCCAGAATGGGCCAGCCGCTGCTGCCCTTCATGACCGGCCCGGCCCCGTCGCCCTCACAGCCAGACTCCAGCGACTCCGAACTCGAG GACCCGAGTGTGTCCAGAATCAAGGAACACAGCAGTGCACCATCACCGCAGCCTGTGCACATCTCCTCATGCCCGCCACCTTCACTGCAGG CTTCGGCCCTTCTACCGGCTATTATGGCAACAGCCAATCCCCAGCCCATGAATCCCGGAGCACTACATGCCTTTCAG CCTGTAAGTCAGATGTACCCCACACAGGCTGTGCCTTACCAAG GAACTAGTGATGTCACATCCTTCTTGATGACAGAGGCTCGACAACACAACACTGAAATCCGATTGGCTGTTGGGAAAGTAGCAGACAAACTGGACAACTTGTCTTCGAAG ATTGATGACCTACAAAAGCAAGGCAGCGTTTCGTTGGGCTTATCGAACGTATCCATGGAGACAGCAATGATCATGCACAACATTCAGAGAATCATACAG GAGAATGAATGTCTGAAGAAAGAGGTTTTTGAGAAAAGCTCCCGCATCGAGGAGCAGAACCGTAAGATCGGCGAGCTCATCAATCAGAACCAGAG GTATGTGGAGCAGAATAATCTGAGGATGGAGCAGAGAAACGACTCTCTGAAGAACAGCAGTGAACAGAATCAGGCCAGAATACTGCAGGCAGAGCAAGACAAG catgctctgccaCAGGAATTGAGTTGGGATCAG GCTCGTTTGACGGAGGAGCTGGCGTCATCCACGGCGCGCGTGTCGGAGCTGCAGCTGGAGTTGAGCTCTCAGCACCAGAAGGCCGCAGTGCTGCAGACCAAACTCAACTCGGCTCTGCAGGACAGTCAGCAGCACAGCACACACGCCACAACACTGGAGGCGCAGATACTGG agctgAAGGAGACGGCAGACAGAGTGCAGGGTCAATACAAGTTGGAAAAACAGAAACGAAAGGAACTGGAGCACAAACTCAACAACTTGGAGGAAGAGCTACAGGACTTGAAAACCGAGAAAGACAATCTGGAAAGA ACTCTCTctgagaggaagaggaagtggcaGTTGGAGAGACAGCGCTGCGATGAGGAACTGGAGGAAGTGAGGAGGGCGGGCCAGCAGGAGTTAGACAACCTCAGGAGCCAATTACGTAAAGCCAGAACAAGCACAGACCAAGCTACAGCTGAACAG CTGTCTCAGCTGCAGGCCGATCTGGAGCAGGAGTGGCAGGTGAAGTGTGACCAGGCTCTGGCAGCGGCTCGTGAACAGCAGAGGAGAGAGATGACTGAACTCTCCGAGCACAGAGACACACTGCAGCTCAGACTCACACAGCTGCAGGACAAG TTTAATACACTCAAGCAGTCCCGTGAATCAGAGGAACAGCTTTCACTACAGCAGCAGGACCAGAGAGAAGAGCTACAGGCCTTGAGAGAAAAG TGCTCTGCGCTGGAGCAGAGAGCGGCGTTGCTGAAGCAGCAGGGAGAGACGAAGGTTTCTGAGCTGGAGAGGAAGCTGacggagcagcagcagcagacaaACACGGCAGAAGAG GTGAAGCGCGTGATGAATGGAGTGTTTCAGTCTCTCAGAGGGGAGTTTGATCTGAGCGAGACCTACACAGGAAGTGATGTACTCCGAGTGCTGGTCAGCACTATCAAG AATGTCACCCTGCAGCTGCTCACAAGAAAAGAGAGATCTTCATCTGAACACAgtgaaaaagaagaggaagacgaggatgaggaggaggagagggagaCTGACGCTCAGCCTAGACGTGAGCTGCATGTAAACGACTCCGGGGAAAAGGAGGAGGAGCAGAGAGAGAGGGATTCTGCAGGCCTGGATGAAGATGCACCACAGCAAGTGGAGAAGAAAGATGGTCCACCAGCAGAGGAGAAGAAAGACGAAACAGAGGAACTCGAAAGAGAAGAAGACAGGAGTGAAGAGGAAGTTGTGGAAGAGAGGAGTGAAGAGAAAGTTGTGGAAGAGAAGGAAGTGGAAGTTACAGAACGCAATGTGCAAGATCAGGAGAACAGTGAGAGCGGCGCAGAAACTAAACACCAAGAAGAGACTGAAAGAGACGTCAcagccaaacaggaagtgaccACAGAGCCACCTGAGGAGATTCGTCCCACACAGGAAGTGAAGGTAACTGATGAGAGTGTTTCAGGGCCTTCAGATGAAGCAGAAAGCACACACATGACATTAGGTGGACCTCCCACGAACCCGCCGCCCCCTCCTCCAGCTCTCCAGGACGAGTCCAGCGATACGTCTGCACTGCTCTCCAG AGTCTGA
- the fkbp15b gene encoding FK506-binding protein 15 isoform X1: MFAADDEDGDFLSPAGGAKLASLFGLDQAASQGNESFQYTAPKQPRKNPTNPGPINQKGAPPPNSPAVLFATAVHAYRYVNGQYVKQGKLGAAVLGNHSTKEYKILLYVSQQKQVTAARIHSGFVLTVQPSNYCTFYDDQRQNWSLMFDSEKAATDFCKEVCLAKVNCSGAFDSVLIQDLVLGEGQAVENGDSLEVAYSGWLLQNHTIGQMFDSNLNKDKLLRLKLGAGKVIKGWEEGMLNMRKGGKRLMVIPPSLAYGSQGIANRVPPDSTLIFEAEIRRAKFAKDGSSRDSAAPSPAPSVESLTPSELNQPLSTVPQASKPSELPLRAKSDSLSEQLGNPDATKAKLISRMARMGQPLLPFMTGPAPSPSQPDSSDSELEDPSVSRIKEHSSAPSPQPVHISSCPPPSLQASALLPAIMATANPQPMNPGALHAFQPVSQMYPTQAVPYQGTSDVTSFLMTEARQHNTEIRLAVGKVADKLDNLSSKIDDLQKQGSVSLGLSNVSMETAMIMHNIQRIIQENECLKKEVFEKSSRIEEQNRKIGELINQNQRYVEQNNLRMEQRNDSLKNSSEQNQARILQAEQDKHALPQELSWDQARLTEELASSTARVSELQLELSSQHQKAAVLQTKLNSALQDSQQHSTHATTLEAQILELKETADRVQGQYKLEKQKRKELEHKLNNLEEELQDLKTEKDNLERTLSERKRKWQLERQRCDEELEEVRRAGQQELDNLRSQLRKARTSTDQATAEQLSQLQADLEQEWQVKCDQALAAAREQQRREMTELSEHRDTLQLRLTQLQDKFNTLKQSRESEEQLSLQQQDQREELQALREKCSALEQRAALLKQQGETKVSELERKLTEQQQQTNTAEEVKRVMNGVFQSLRGEFDLSETYTGSDVLRVLVSTIKNVTLQLLTRKERSSSEHSEKEEEDEDEEEERETDAQPRRELHVNDSGEKEEEQRERDSAGLDEDAPQQVEKKDGPPAEEKKDETEELEREEDRSEEEVVEERSEEKVVEEKEVEVTERNVQDQENSESGAETKHQEETERDVTAKQEVTTEPPEEIRPTQEVKVTDESVSGPSDEAESTHMTLGGPPTNPPPPPPALQDESSDTSALLSSPSERVEEENGEEPFFQSPVPSQPPSAPAHTPAAADEEEEEELSLKGRPPPAPLFGDDSDDADDLDWLG, encoded by the exons ATGTTCGCAGCAGACGACGAGGACGGAGACTTTCTGTCTCCCGCTGGAGG AGCAAAGTTAGCCTCTCTGTTTGGACTGGACCAGGCAGCAAGCCAGGGGAACGAGTCTTTCCAGTACACAGCTCCCAAACAGCCCCGCAAGAACCCCACCAATCCAG GACCCATAAACCAAAAGGGTGCACCTCCACCAAACTCTCCTGCAGTTCTCTTTGCTACTGCAGTCCATGCATACAGATA TGTTAACGGACAGTACGTGAAACAAGGCAAGCTTGGAGCTGCAGTGCTTGGAAATCATTCAACTAAAGAG TACAAGATCCTGCTGTATGTCAGTCAACAGAAGCAGGTGACGGCCGCCAGGATCCACAGCGGCTTCGTCCTCACC GTCCAGCCCAGTAACTACTGCACGTTTTATGATGACCAGAGACAGAATTGGTCGCTGATGTTTGACTCTGAGAAAGCAGCGACAGATTTCTGTAAAGAG GTTTGTCTTGCCAAGGTGAACTGCAGCGGTGCGTTCGACTCGGTCCTGATCCAGGATCTCGTTCTCGGTGAGGGTCAGGCTGTGGAGAACGGAGACTCTTTAGAAGTGGCCTACTCTGGCTGGCTACTGCAAAACCACACCATTGGACAG atgtttgattcaaatctgaataaagaCAAGCTGCTGAGGCTGAAGCTCGGGGCTGGGAAGGTCATTAAG GGCTGGGAGGAGGGCATGTTAAATATGCGGAAAGGTGGAAAGCGACTCATGGTGATTCCACCCAGTCTGGCGTACGGCTCTCAGGGCATTGCCAACCGCGTCCCACCGGACAGCACGCTAATCTTCGAAGCCGAGATTCGTCGC GCTAAGTTTGCAAAGGATGGAAGCTCAAGAGATTCGGCGGCTCCGTCTCCTGCTCCCAGCGTGGAGAGTCTGACCCCGTCCGAGCTCAACCAGCCCCTCAGCACTGTCCCACAAGCCAGCAAACCCAG TGAATTGCCTCTTCGAGCGAAATCCGACTCCCTCAGTGAACAGCTCGGT AATCCTGACGCCACTAAAGCTAAACTGATTTCTCGCATGGCCAGAATGGGCCAGCCGCTGCTGCCCTTCATGACCGGCCCGGCCCCGTCGCCCTCACAGCCAGACTCCAGCGACTCCGAACTCGAG GACCCGAGTGTGTCCAGAATCAAGGAACACAGCAGTGCACCATCACCGCAGCCTGTGCACATCTCCTCATGCCCGCCACCTTCACTGCAGG CTTCGGCCCTTCTACCGGCTATTATGGCAACAGCCAATCCCCAGCCCATGAATCCCGGAGCACTACATGCCTTTCAG CCTGTAAGTCAGATGTACCCCACACAGGCTGTGCCTTACCAAG GAACTAGTGATGTCACATCCTTCTTGATGACAGAGGCTCGACAACACAACACTGAAATCCGATTGGCTGTTGGGAAAGTAGCAGACAAACTGGACAACTTGTCTTCGAAG ATTGATGACCTACAAAAGCAAGGCAGCGTTTCGTTGGGCTTATCGAACGTATCCATGGAGACAGCAATGATCATGCACAACATTCAGAGAATCATACAG GAGAATGAATGTCTGAAGAAAGAGGTTTTTGAGAAAAGCTCCCGCATCGAGGAGCAGAACCGTAAGATCGGCGAGCTCATCAATCAGAACCAGAG GTATGTGGAGCAGAATAATCTGAGGATGGAGCAGAGAAACGACTCTCTGAAGAACAGCAGTGAACAGAATCAGGCCAGAATACTGCAGGCAGAGCAAGACAAG catgctctgccaCAGGAATTGAGTTGGGATCAG GCTCGTTTGACGGAGGAGCTGGCGTCATCCACGGCGCGCGTGTCGGAGCTGCAGCTGGAGTTGAGCTCTCAGCACCAGAAGGCCGCAGTGCTGCAGACCAAACTCAACTCGGCTCTGCAGGACAGTCAGCAGCACAGCACACACGCCACAACACTGGAGGCGCAGATACTGG agctgAAGGAGACGGCAGACAGAGTGCAGGGTCAATACAAGTTGGAAAAACAGAAACGAAAGGAACTGGAGCACAAACTCAACAACTTGGAGGAAGAGCTACAGGACTTGAAAACCGAGAAAGACAATCTGGAAAGA ACTCTCTctgagaggaagaggaagtggcaGTTGGAGAGACAGCGCTGCGATGAGGAACTGGAGGAAGTGAGGAGGGCGGGCCAGCAGGAGTTAGACAACCTCAGGAGCCAATTACGTAAAGCCAGAACAAGCACAGACCAAGCTACAGCTGAACAG CTGTCTCAGCTGCAGGCCGATCTGGAGCAGGAGTGGCAGGTGAAGTGTGACCAGGCTCTGGCAGCGGCTCGTGAACAGCAGAGGAGAGAGATGACTGAACTCTCCGAGCACAGAGACACACTGCAGCTCAGACTCACACAGCTGCAGGACAAG TTTAATACACTCAAGCAGTCCCGTGAATCAGAGGAACAGCTTTCACTACAGCAGCAGGACCAGAGAGAAGAGCTACAGGCCTTGAGAGAAAAG TGCTCTGCGCTGGAGCAGAGAGCGGCGTTGCTGAAGCAGCAGGGAGAGACGAAGGTTTCTGAGCTGGAGAGGAAGCTGacggagcagcagcagcagacaaACACGGCAGAAGAG GTGAAGCGCGTGATGAATGGAGTGTTTCAGTCTCTCAGAGGGGAGTTTGATCTGAGCGAGACCTACACAGGAAGTGATGTACTCCGAGTGCTGGTCAGCACTATCAAG AATGTCACCCTGCAGCTGCTCACAAGAAAAGAGAGATCTTCATCTGAACACAgtgaaaaagaagaggaagacgaggatgaggaggaggagagggagaCTGACGCTCAGCCTAGACGTGAGCTGCATGTAAACGACTCCGGGGAAAAGGAGGAGGAGCAGAGAGAGAGGGATTCTGCAGGCCTGGATGAAGATGCACCACAGCAAGTGGAGAAGAAAGATGGTCCACCAGCAGAGGAGAAGAAAGACGAAACAGAGGAACTCGAAAGAGAAGAAGACAGGAGTGAAGAGGAAGTTGTGGAAGAGAGGAGTGAAGAGAAAGTTGTGGAAGAGAAGGAAGTGGAAGTTACAGAACGCAATGTGCAAGATCAGGAGAACAGTGAGAGCGGCGCAGAAACTAAACACCAAGAAGAGACTGAAAGAGACGTCAcagccaaacaggaagtgaccACAGAGCCACCTGAGGAGATTCGTCCCACACAGGAAGTGAAGGTAACTGATGAGAGTGTTTCAGGGCCTTCAGATGAAGCAGAAAGCACACACATGACATTAGGTGGACCTCCCACGAACCCGCCGCCCCCTCCTCCAGCTCTCCAGGACGAGTCCAGCGATACGTCTGCACTGCTCTCCAG TCCGTCTGAGAGGGTAGAAGAGGAAAATGGAGAGGAACCATTTTTCCAGAGTCCCGTCCCTTCCCAGCCCCCATCCGCACCCGCACACACACCCGCAGCGGccgatgaagaggaggaggaggagctg AGTCTGAAAGGACGCCCCCCTCCCGCCCCTCTGTTCGGTGATGACAGTGATGATGCTGATGACCTGGACTGGCTGGGCTGA
- the fkbp15b gene encoding FK506-binding protein 15 isoform X2 has product MFAADDEDGDFLSPAGGAKLASLFGLDQAASQGNESFQYTAPKQPRKNPTNPGPINQKGAPPPNSPAVLFATAVHAYRYVNGQYVKQGKLGAAVLGNHSTKEYKILLYVSQQKQVTAARIHSGFVLTVQPSNYCTFYDDQRQNWSLMFDSEKAATDFCKEVCLAKVNCSGAFDSVLIQDLVLGEGQAVENGDSLEVAYSGWLLQNHTIGQMFDSNLNKDKLLRLKLGAGKVIKGWEEGMLNMRKGGKRLMVIPPSLAYGSQGIANRVPPDSTLIFEAEIRRAKFAKDGSSRDSAAPSPAPSVESLTPSELNQPLSTVPQASKPSELPLRAKSDSLSEQLGNPDATKAKLISRMARMGQPLLPFMTGPAPSPSQPDSSDSELEDPSVSRIKEHSSAPSPQPVHISSCPPPSLQASALLPAIMATANPQPMNPGALHAFQPVSQMYPTQAVPYQGTSDVTSFLMTEARQHNTEIRLAVGKVADKLDNLSSKIDDLQKQGSVSLGLSNVSMETAMIMHNIQRIIQENECLKKEVFEKSSRIEEQNRKIGELINQNQRYVEQNNLRMEQRNDSLKNSSEQNQARILQAEQDKARLTEELASSTARVSELQLELSSQHQKAAVLQTKLNSALQDSQQHSTHATTLEAQILELKETADRVQGQYKLEKQKRKELEHKLNNLEEELQDLKTEKDNLERTLSERKRKWQLERQRCDEELEEVRRAGQQELDNLRSQLRKARTSTDQATAEQLSQLQADLEQEWQVKCDQALAAAREQQRREMTELSEHRDTLQLRLTQLQDKFNTLKQSRESEEQLSLQQQDQREELQALREKCSALEQRAALLKQQGETKVSELERKLTEQQQQTNTAEEVKRVMNGVFQSLRGEFDLSETYTGSDVLRVLVSTIKNVTLQLLTRKERSSSEHSEKEEEDEDEEEERETDAQPRRELHVNDSGEKEEEQRERDSAGLDEDAPQQVEKKDGPPAEEKKDETEELEREEDRSEEEVVEERSEEKVVEEKEVEVTERNVQDQENSESGAETKHQEETERDVTAKQEVTTEPPEEIRPTQEVKVTDESVSGPSDEAESTHMTLGGPPTNPPPPPPALQDESSDTSALLSSPSERVEEENGEEPFFQSPVPSQPPSAPAHTPAAADEEEEEELSLKGRPPPAPLFGDDSDDADDLDWLG; this is encoded by the exons ATGTTCGCAGCAGACGACGAGGACGGAGACTTTCTGTCTCCCGCTGGAGG AGCAAAGTTAGCCTCTCTGTTTGGACTGGACCAGGCAGCAAGCCAGGGGAACGAGTCTTTCCAGTACACAGCTCCCAAACAGCCCCGCAAGAACCCCACCAATCCAG GACCCATAAACCAAAAGGGTGCACCTCCACCAAACTCTCCTGCAGTTCTCTTTGCTACTGCAGTCCATGCATACAGATA TGTTAACGGACAGTACGTGAAACAAGGCAAGCTTGGAGCTGCAGTGCTTGGAAATCATTCAACTAAAGAG TACAAGATCCTGCTGTATGTCAGTCAACAGAAGCAGGTGACGGCCGCCAGGATCCACAGCGGCTTCGTCCTCACC GTCCAGCCCAGTAACTACTGCACGTTTTATGATGACCAGAGACAGAATTGGTCGCTGATGTTTGACTCTGAGAAAGCAGCGACAGATTTCTGTAAAGAG GTTTGTCTTGCCAAGGTGAACTGCAGCGGTGCGTTCGACTCGGTCCTGATCCAGGATCTCGTTCTCGGTGAGGGTCAGGCTGTGGAGAACGGAGACTCTTTAGAAGTGGCCTACTCTGGCTGGCTACTGCAAAACCACACCATTGGACAG atgtttgattcaaatctgaataaagaCAAGCTGCTGAGGCTGAAGCTCGGGGCTGGGAAGGTCATTAAG GGCTGGGAGGAGGGCATGTTAAATATGCGGAAAGGTGGAAAGCGACTCATGGTGATTCCACCCAGTCTGGCGTACGGCTCTCAGGGCATTGCCAACCGCGTCCCACCGGACAGCACGCTAATCTTCGAAGCCGAGATTCGTCGC GCTAAGTTTGCAAAGGATGGAAGCTCAAGAGATTCGGCGGCTCCGTCTCCTGCTCCCAGCGTGGAGAGTCTGACCCCGTCCGAGCTCAACCAGCCCCTCAGCACTGTCCCACAAGCCAGCAAACCCAG TGAATTGCCTCTTCGAGCGAAATCCGACTCCCTCAGTGAACAGCTCGGT AATCCTGACGCCACTAAAGCTAAACTGATTTCTCGCATGGCCAGAATGGGCCAGCCGCTGCTGCCCTTCATGACCGGCCCGGCCCCGTCGCCCTCACAGCCAGACTCCAGCGACTCCGAACTCGAG GACCCGAGTGTGTCCAGAATCAAGGAACACAGCAGTGCACCATCACCGCAGCCTGTGCACATCTCCTCATGCCCGCCACCTTCACTGCAGG CTTCGGCCCTTCTACCGGCTATTATGGCAACAGCCAATCCCCAGCCCATGAATCCCGGAGCACTACATGCCTTTCAG CCTGTAAGTCAGATGTACCCCACACAGGCTGTGCCTTACCAAG GAACTAGTGATGTCACATCCTTCTTGATGACAGAGGCTCGACAACACAACACTGAAATCCGATTGGCTGTTGGGAAAGTAGCAGACAAACTGGACAACTTGTCTTCGAAG ATTGATGACCTACAAAAGCAAGGCAGCGTTTCGTTGGGCTTATCGAACGTATCCATGGAGACAGCAATGATCATGCACAACATTCAGAGAATCATACAG GAGAATGAATGTCTGAAGAAAGAGGTTTTTGAGAAAAGCTCCCGCATCGAGGAGCAGAACCGTAAGATCGGCGAGCTCATCAATCAGAACCAGAG GTATGTGGAGCAGAATAATCTGAGGATGGAGCAGAGAAACGACTCTCTGAAGAACAGCAGTGAACAGAATCAGGCCAGAATACTGCAGGCAGAGCAAGACAAG GCTCGTTTGACGGAGGAGCTGGCGTCATCCACGGCGCGCGTGTCGGAGCTGCAGCTGGAGTTGAGCTCTCAGCACCAGAAGGCCGCAGTGCTGCAGACCAAACTCAACTCGGCTCTGCAGGACAGTCAGCAGCACAGCACACACGCCACAACACTGGAGGCGCAGATACTGG agctgAAGGAGACGGCAGACAGAGTGCAGGGTCAATACAAGTTGGAAAAACAGAAACGAAAGGAACTGGAGCACAAACTCAACAACTTGGAGGAAGAGCTACAGGACTTGAAAACCGAGAAAGACAATCTGGAAAGA ACTCTCTctgagaggaagaggaagtggcaGTTGGAGAGACAGCGCTGCGATGAGGAACTGGAGGAAGTGAGGAGGGCGGGCCAGCAGGAGTTAGACAACCTCAGGAGCCAATTACGTAAAGCCAGAACAAGCACAGACCAAGCTACAGCTGAACAG CTGTCTCAGCTGCAGGCCGATCTGGAGCAGGAGTGGCAGGTGAAGTGTGACCAGGCTCTGGCAGCGGCTCGTGAACAGCAGAGGAGAGAGATGACTGAACTCTCCGAGCACAGAGACACACTGCAGCTCAGACTCACACAGCTGCAGGACAAG TTTAATACACTCAAGCAGTCCCGTGAATCAGAGGAACAGCTTTCACTACAGCAGCAGGACCAGAGAGAAGAGCTACAGGCCTTGAGAGAAAAG TGCTCTGCGCTGGAGCAGAGAGCGGCGTTGCTGAAGCAGCAGGGAGAGACGAAGGTTTCTGAGCTGGAGAGGAAGCTGacggagcagcagcagcagacaaACACGGCAGAAGAG GTGAAGCGCGTGATGAATGGAGTGTTTCAGTCTCTCAGAGGGGAGTTTGATCTGAGCGAGACCTACACAGGAAGTGATGTACTCCGAGTGCTGGTCAGCACTATCAAG AATGTCACCCTGCAGCTGCTCACAAGAAAAGAGAGATCTTCATCTGAACACAgtgaaaaagaagaggaagacgaggatgaggaggaggagagggagaCTGACGCTCAGCCTAGACGTGAGCTGCATGTAAACGACTCCGGGGAAAAGGAGGAGGAGCAGAGAGAGAGGGATTCTGCAGGCCTGGATGAAGATGCACCACAGCAAGTGGAGAAGAAAGATGGTCCACCAGCAGAGGAGAAGAAAGACGAAACAGAGGAACTCGAAAGAGAAGAAGACAGGAGTGAAGAGGAAGTTGTGGAAGAGAGGAGTGAAGAGAAAGTTGTGGAAGAGAAGGAAGTGGAAGTTACAGAACGCAATGTGCAAGATCAGGAGAACAGTGAGAGCGGCGCAGAAACTAAACACCAAGAAGAGACTGAAAGAGACGTCAcagccaaacaggaagtgaccACAGAGCCACCTGAGGAGATTCGTCCCACACAGGAAGTGAAGGTAACTGATGAGAGTGTTTCAGGGCCTTCAGATGAAGCAGAAAGCACACACATGACATTAGGTGGACCTCCCACGAACCCGCCGCCCCCTCCTCCAGCTCTCCAGGACGAGTCCAGCGATACGTCTGCACTGCTCTCCAG TCCGTCTGAGAGGGTAGAAGAGGAAAATGGAGAGGAACCATTTTTCCAGAGTCCCGTCCCTTCCCAGCCCCCATCCGCACCCGCACACACACCCGCAGCGGccgatgaagaggaggaggaggagctg AGTCTGAAAGGACGCCCCCCTCCCGCCCCTCTGTTCGGTGATGACAGTGATGATGCTGATGACCTGGACTGGCTGGGCTGA